One genomic region from Microcystis panniformis FACHB-1757 encodes:
- a CDS encoding type II toxin-antitoxin system Phd/YefM family antitoxin: METVNIHQAKTNLSRLLSRVELGEEIVISNRGIPIAKLVPFRTSLDRRSSLGQDRGMFTVPDDFNAPLPEDILVAFEGGAE, translated from the coding sequence ATGGAAACTGTAAACATTCATCAGGCTAAAACAAACCTTTCTCGGCTATTGTCCCGTGTGGAACTCGGAGAGGAAATCGTTATTTCAAACCGAGGTATTCCAATTGCTAAACTTGTTCCATTTCGGACATCTTTAGATCGACGGTCTAGTTTAGGACAAGATCGAGGGATGTTTACCGTACCAGATGATTTTAATGCCCCTTTACCAGAAGATATTTTGGTAGCATTTGAGGGTGGTGCGGAGTGA
- a CDS encoding DUF433 domain-containing protein, which produces MTIKASSQLDIFVMELISRVVHSDPDILGGTPVFVGTRVPMRTLLDYLEAGDSLEVFLDHFPSVSREQAISALELAKEMLTAYANPAR; this is translated from the coding sequence ATGACTATAAAAGCTAGTAGCCAGTTGGATATATTTGTTATGGAATTAATATCCCGTGTTGTTCACAGTGATCCCGACATTCTAGGGGGAACCCCTGTTTTTGTAGGAACTCGTGTGCCGATGAGAACCCTACTTGATTATCTTGAGGCTGGTGATTCATTAGAAGTATTTCTAGACCATTTTCCCAGTGTCAGTCGAGAACAGGCGATCTCAGCCCTTGAATTAGCAAAGGAAATGTTGACAGCCTATGCGAATCCTGCTCGATGA
- a CDS encoding DUF5615 family PIN-like protein, which produces MRILLDECAPRPLKRELADYEVCTVVEMGWSGKKNGELLRLMIQEGFTILLTTDQNLRYQQNLQQAGVAVIVFVATSNKLSDLLPLMPDACSVLDKVAPGEVIEVGGS; this is translated from the coding sequence ATGCGAATCCTGCTCGATGAATGCGCCCCACGTCCGTTAAAGCGTGAGCTTGCCGATTACGAGGTATGCACAGTTGTTGAGATGGGATGGTCAGGGAAAAAGAACGGTGAGTTGCTGAGGCTGATGATTCAGGAGGGTTTCACGATTCTCCTCACTACAGATCAAAATTTGCGTTATCAGCAAAATTTACAGCAAGCTGGAGTGGCAGTTATTGTTTTTGTAGCAACCAGCAACAAACTTTCTGACTTACTTCCCCTAATGCCAGATGCCTGTAGCGTATTAGATAAAGTTGCTCCAGGAGAAGTGATTGAAGTTGGAGGCTCCTGA
- a CDS encoding type II toxin-antitoxin system RelE/ParE family toxin — protein sequence MIEIRQTETYSQWFSNLRDRQAKARIDIRVRRLSMGNPGDVKPVGKGVSELRIDYGQGYRVYFIQRGETLIILLAAGDKQTQERDIKTALNLAQDL from the coding sequence ATGATTGAAATTCGCCAGACCGAAACCTACTCTCAGTGGTTTAGCAATTTGCGGGATCGCCAAGCAAAAGCACGTATAGACATTCGTGTTCGTCGCCTGTCTATGGGCAATCCAGGCGATGTTAAACCAGTAGGAAAAGGTGTATCGGAACTGCGGATCGATTATGGCCAAGGCTATCGGGTGTATTTCATTCAGCGAGGAGAGACCTTGATCATCCTCTTGGCAGCAGGAGATAAGCAAACTCAAGAACGGGACATCAAAACAGCATTAAATTTAGCACAAGACTTATAG
- a CDS encoding addiction module antidote protein, with protein sequence MATIQTYPWDAAEHLETKEDIAAYLEAALEDGDPSLVVAALGDIARSKGMTHIARETGLGRESLYKALSIEGNPEFATVLKVLQSLGLRLQVVPIA encoded by the coding sequence ATGGCTACTATCCAAACCTATCCTTGGGATGCGGCAGAACATCTCGAAACAAAAGAAGATATAGCTGCATATCTTGAAGCAGCCCTTGAAGATGGCGATCCAAGCTTAGTGGTAGCAGCATTAGGTGATATTGCTCGATCTAAAGGGATGACACATATTGCCCGTGAAACAGGGTTGGGGCGTGAAAGTCTCTATAAAGCTTTGTCAATCGAAGGCAATCCAGAGTTTGCCACAGTTCTTAAGGTCTTACAATCACTTGGGTTACGCCTCCAAGTCGTACCAATTGCCTAA
- the cobA gene encoding uroporphyrinogen-III C-methyltransferase, whose translation MNQSESCGKVYLVGAGPGDPGLLTLKAKVLLENADVVLYDALVSPSILAMINHRAEQIHGGKRRGRHSLVQEEITALLIEKAQTNAVVVRLKGGDPFVFGRGGEEMLDLIAAGISVEIVPGITSGIAVPAYAGIPLTHRDYSSSVTFVTGHEMAGKYRPQVNWSAIAHGAETIVVYMGVHNLPYIIGELTKAGRSPETPIALIRWGTTPQQQQLIGTFTTIMDQIEATGFEAPAIAVIGAVVNLHDLLQAGQPLLSRTIPPTPISL comes from the coding sequence ATGAATCAATCAGAAAGTTGCGGTAAGGTCTATCTCGTCGGTGCGGGTCCCGGGGATCCCGGTTTGTTGACCTTAAAAGCGAAAGTTCTCTTAGAAAATGCCGATGTTGTCCTCTATGATGCCCTAGTCAGCCCCTCGATTCTAGCCATGATTAACCACCGGGCCGAACAAATCCATGGGGGTAAGCGTCGCGGTCGTCATTCTCTGGTACAGGAGGAAATCACCGCTTTACTGATCGAGAAGGCCCAGACTAATGCTGTGGTTGTTCGTCTTAAAGGAGGGGATCCCTTTGTTTTCGGTCGCGGGGGTGAAGAAATGCTCGATCTGATTGCGGCCGGAATTAGCGTCGAGATCGTGCCGGGGATCACTTCAGGAATTGCTGTGCCTGCCTACGCCGGTATTCCCCTCACCCATCGCGATTATAGTTCCTCCGTTACCTTCGTCACCGGCCACGAGATGGCGGGTAAATATCGTCCTCAAGTTAACTGGTCAGCGATCGCCCATGGTGCGGAAACAATTGTCGTTTACATGGGTGTGCATAATTTACCCTATATTATCGGCGAGTTAACCAAGGCGGGCAGAAGTCCAGAAACACCGATCGCCCTGATTCGCTGGGGAACAACACCGCAACAACAGCAGTTAATCGGTACTTTCACCACGATTATGGACCAGATCGAAGCCACCGGCTTTGAAGCCCCAGCGATCGCTGTTATCGGTGCAGTGGTGAACCTTCACGATCTCTTGCAAGCGGGACAACCTTTGCTATCGAGGACAATCCCCCCCACCCCCATTTCTCTCTGA
- a CDS encoding secondary thiamine-phosphate synthase enzyme YjbQ, with product MRQYQKSLTIATSPKNFHRLTAPIEAIVAESGITTGLCSIFVCHTSASLLIQENADPDVLTDLANFFAKLVPEDSSLYYHSTEGPDDMPAHIRSVLTRTSEQIPIARGKLVLGIWQGIYLWEHRQSRHQRQVVVHITGV from the coding sequence ATGCGTCAATATCAAAAATCCCTGACAATTGCCACCAGTCCCAAGAATTTCCATCGTCTGACTGCCCCCATAGAAGCGATCGTGGCTGAATCGGGCATAACGACGGGATTATGCAGTATATTTGTCTGTCACACCTCCGCTTCTTTGCTGATCCAAGAAAATGCCGATCCCGATGTTCTCACCGATTTGGCCAATTTCTTCGCCAAGTTAGTCCCGGAAGATAGCAGTCTCTACTATCACTCTACCGAAGGGCCAGACGATATGCCCGCTCACATTCGCTCGGTCCTAACCCGGACATCGGAACAAATCCCGATCGCTAGAGGTAAATTAGTTTTAGGGATCTGGCAAGGTATCTATCTCTGGGAACATCGTCAGAGTCGTCATCAAAGGCAAGTGGTGGTTCATATCACCGGGGTCTAA